The Sporosarcina ureae genome includes a region encoding these proteins:
- a CDS encoding TrkH family potassium uptake protein: protein MRLSREVFHKFTPAQIIAFYYFLAIASSFLLLNLPGVYKPGVKVAIIDSLFTAVSAVSVTGLTPISIGETYSVFGLCMIMLVLQLGGIGIMSLGTFFWLLVKKKIGMRERQLIMIDTNQYTLQGVVQLIRQIIQLIVAIEIIGGGILTLYIYRFYNSFSEALLNGMFMAVSATTNAGFDITGSSMMPYHDDYFVQLILMILIILGAIGFPVLIEVKSFFSKKVPHFRFSLFTKITTSTFGVLLLVGTLTIWLLESFNSFKGMSWHQQFFTALFHSVSARSAGLVTYDVTQFSEATDIFVSALMFIGASPSSVGGGIRTTTFAIALLFLINFAKGNDVIHIFKRQIKLIDVFRSYAVILVACFMVLAALLLLLLTEPGIPVIPLLFEITSAFGTCGMSLGITGDLSVFGKLIIMVLMFIGRVGLISFIYTIGGKSNKTPYHYPKERVIIG from the coding sequence ATGAGGCTTTCCAGGGAAGTTTTTCATAAGTTTACGCCAGCACAGATTATCGCTTTCTACTACTTTTTGGCGATTGCATCCTCTTTTCTTTTACTGAACTTGCCAGGTGTATATAAACCAGGTGTGAAAGTGGCCATTATAGATAGCTTGTTTACCGCAGTGAGCGCAGTGAGCGTAACAGGATTGACGCCTATTAGTATCGGGGAAACGTACTCCGTATTCGGCCTTTGCATGATCATGCTCGTGCTTCAGCTCGGTGGTATCGGCATCATGTCATTAGGAACTTTTTTCTGGCTACTTGTAAAGAAGAAAATCGGCATGAGAGAGCGGCAATTGATTATGATTGACACCAATCAGTACACATTACAAGGCGTCGTTCAATTAATTCGTCAAATCATTCAATTGATCGTAGCCATTGAGATTATTGGTGGCGGTATTTTAACACTATATATTTATCGTTTTTATAATTCATTTAGTGAAGCGTTGTTGAACGGTATGTTCATGGCGGTGTCTGCCACTACGAATGCGGGGTTTGATATTACCGGTTCATCGATGATGCCTTATCATGATGATTATTTCGTGCAACTGATATTGATGATCTTGATTATTTTAGGTGCTATTGGATTTCCCGTCCTAATCGAAGTGAAGAGCTTCTTTTCGAAAAAAGTACCCCATTTTCGCTTTTCACTTTTTACGAAGATTACGACGTCGACATTCGGTGTTTTATTACTAGTGGGTACATTAACTATTTGGTTGTTAGAATCATTCAATTCATTTAAAGGAATGAGTTGGCACCAACAATTTTTCACCGCATTATTCCATTCGGTTTCTGCGCGCTCTGCAGGTCTTGTGACATACGACGTGACGCAATTCAGTGAAGCAACAGATATTTTTGTTAGTGCGCTTATGTTCATTGGTGCTTCGCCAAGTTCTGTAGGCGGAGGGATCCGTACGACAACATTTGCCATTGCGTTATTATTTCTCATTAACTTTGCAAAGGGGAATGACGTCATACACATTTTTAAACGCCAAATTAAATTGATTGACGTATTCCGTTCGTATGCAGTTATTCTTGTCGCGTGTTTTATGGTGTTGGCGGCATTACTATTACTGTTACTTACAGAGCCTGGGATTCCTGTTATTCCATTGCTATTTGAAATCACATCAGCTTTCGGAACGTGTGGTATGTCACTTGGTATTACAGGGGATTTATCAGTGTTCGGTAAGTTGATTATTATGGTACTGATGTTCATTGGACGAGTAGGGTTGATATCGTTCATTTATACAATCGGTGGCAAATCGAATAAAACACCGTATCATTATCCAAAAGAGCGTGTCATTATCGGTTAA
- a CDS encoding TerC family protein, producing MDPILLEYAWVLLVLIVLEGLLATDNAVVMAVMVKHLPKLQQKKALFYGLLGAFVFRFTALFMITFLVKFWEIQAIGAIYLLFISGKNIYDKITHKPEGHPNQKPKKQSGFWMTVLKVELADIAFALDSMLAAVALAVTLPELGNFHVGGINGGQFVVMLLGGMIGLIMIRFAAKQFVVMLEKYPTLETAAFLIVGWVGVKLVVLTLAHPELLIIPEAFPHSTLWKMTFWTVLLVLAVGGYLLAVAKSKVKANK from the coding sequence TTGGATCCGATTTTATTAGAATATGCATGGGTACTCTTAGTATTAATCGTACTCGAAGGCCTATTAGCAACAGACAACGCCGTAGTAATGGCAGTAATGGTCAAACACTTACCGAAACTCCAACAAAAGAAAGCTTTATTTTATGGTTTACTAGGGGCATTCGTCTTTAGATTTACTGCATTATTTATGATTACATTTTTAGTGAAGTTCTGGGAGATACAAGCCATCGGCGCTATTTACTTGTTGTTCATATCGGGTAAAAATATATACGACAAAATTACCCATAAGCCGGAGGGGCATCCAAATCAAAAGCCGAAAAAACAATCAGGTTTCTGGATGACCGTGTTGAAAGTGGAACTTGCAGATATCGCGTTCGCATTGGACTCTATGCTCGCGGCTGTTGCGCTTGCGGTAACGTTGCCAGAGTTAGGTAACTTCCACGTTGGTGGCATTAACGGAGGACAGTTCGTAGTCATGTTGTTGGGTGGTATGATTGGTTTAATCATGATTCGTTTTGCGGCGAAACAATTCGTAGTTATGCTGGAAAAGTATCCTACATTGGAAACAGCAGCATTCTTAATTGTAGGTTGGGTTGGTGTTAAGTTAGTCGTCCTAACTCTTGCGCATCCTGAGCTACTCATCATTCCTGAAGCATTCCCGCATTCGACATTGTGGAAAATGACGTTCTGGACTGTGTTATTAGTCTTGGCAGTAGGCGGATATCTACTGGCCGTCGCAAAATCTAAGGTGAAAGCTAATAAATAA